The following coding sequences lie in one Oncorhynchus kisutch isolate 150728-3 linkage group LG17, Okis_V2, whole genome shotgun sequence genomic window:
- the LOC109907658 gene encoding lysosomal thioesterase PPT2-A codes for MNGPSYAVSSPRKSGATRLLWSLFGACLVAAVIGYKPVVIVHGLFDSSGAFVELLRFINQSHPGTNVSVFDLFDRSSSLQPLWKQVEGFKAAIYPIMQNAANGVHFICYSQGGLICRGILSTLPDHNVHSFISLSSPQAGQYGDTNYLKYLFPQFMKFNLFHFCYTSVGQRISICNFWKDPHHMDMYMNSSDYLALLNSERTNPNSTVWKKNFLRIKKLVLIGGPDDGVITPWQSSQFGFYDDNETVVEIKDQDLYLRDVFGLKTLNARGDLFLCSMAGVEHINWHSNYTVFNTCIEKWLV; via the exons atGAACGGGCCCTCTTATGCAGTCTCTAGTCCAAGGAAGAGTGGTGCGACAAGGCTGTTGTGGTCACTGTTTGGTGCCTGCCTTGTTGCTGCAGTCATCGGGTACAAACCAGTGGTCATAGTTCATGGGTTGTTCGACAGCTCTGGGGCATTTGTGGAATTGCTTCGATTCATCAATCAG TCTCACCCAGGAACCAATGTGTCAGTCTTCGACCTGTTTGACCGCAGCTCCAGCCTACAGCCGCTATGGAAACAAGTGGAGGGCTTCAAGGCTGCCATCTATCCCATAATGCAAAACGCTGCAAATGGGGTCCACTTCATCTGCTACTCTCAAG GTGGACTGATTTGCAGAGGGATCCTATCTACTCTTCCTGATCACAATGTCCACTccttcatctctctgtcctcgcCTCAGGCTGGGCAGTATGGAG ACACAAACTACCTGAAGTACCTCTTCCCCCAGTTCATGAAGTTCAACCTGTTCCATTTCTGCTACACCTCAGTGGGCCAAAGGATATCTATCTGCAACTTCTGGAAAG ACCCCCATCACATGGACATGTACATGAACAGCAGTGATTATCTGGCTTTATTGAACAGCGAGAGGACAAATCCCAATTCAACAG TGTGGAAGAAGAACTTCCTACGTATCAAGAAGCTGGTCTTAATCGGGGGGCCAGACGATGGAGTCATCACACCCTGGCAGTCTAG tCAGTTTGGATTTTATGATGACAACGAGACTGTCGTTGAGATAAAGGACCAGGAT TTATATTTGAGAGATGTGTTTGGTCTGAAGACCCTAAATGCTCGCGGGGATCTGTTCCTGTGCTCCATGGCTGGAGTAGAGCACATCAATTGGCACTCCAATTACACTGTGTTCAACACCTGCATTGAAAAGTGGCTTGTCTAG